ctgagttgcttatcccCTTgccattgcagaggctggctttgaactcgcagtcatcctgtctcagcctccagagctgctggcatTATAGGTGTGCCCTACCTCGCCCAGCTGATTTTGAATTTAGTGCTTAATTTATGGTTGACCACTCATCTGTCTTGCctgaaataaaactaaacttCCAGGTATAACAAAATAATGACTAGTCTTCCCCCCCCcaggtattggagattgaacctgggaccttgcacatgctaggcaagagttctaccactgagctactctctttatttttttttaaattttattattttttaaagataatttttaatattttttaaggtggacacaatacctttattttatattattttattaatgtggtgctgaggatcgaacccagtgcctcatgcatgctaggcgacagctctacctctgagctacaaccccagccttactgtctttattttgaagaagtgacttgctaagttgcccaggctggactagATAGAACCTACCAgcttcccgagtagctgggattacaagtttgtACCACTGCACCCACATTTTTACTATGTCATCTAAAAGTACTTTATTTAGTATCACCCAAATAATCTGCATTAGAGCCTGGTAATGCCAACCCAGCCCATATCTCAAGTTCTAAGACACATCTGCCATGTTAGACCCTACcatagagaaaaaaaggaagagagcaaTGAGAGAGCTTAAGGCACTTACTGGCAAAAGACATGATGCCCCCGAAGCCCTCGGTGCTGTTGTTGGAGATGGTGGAGTTGGGGGAGCTTGCTCGGGAGTCTGACTCTGCTTCGGAGTCACTTGCCAGTTTCAAGCTGTTGGGCCGCAGCAGCTTTTGAGCCCTTGAATGCACAGCGGCACCTATGAGCCCCAGGCAGCGGTACCTAATCTTGGGAGTGTGGTCCTTACACTACACTGCAGTCACTGCTTCCTTCCCACAGCTAAGCCCCTAGATCAAAGAACCACCCTTTAGGGATGGCAGAACCATGAGAGCATTTAGACTCTCAGACTCTCTGATTAACCCTTGCCCAGGGTCCACTGGAGTGAGGTCCTTCAGTCACCCATCTAGAAGGAATCCCCAGGCTCTCACCGATTGCCATTGACATGTTGGCTGAATCGGGGAGTGTAACTTTCCCCCTGCTCATCATCATCTTCCTCAGGGGGAAAGCCATACTGGGGCTCGAAGTATGGATTGTCATAGGTTCGCCGGCGCACTGACCCCTCTCCAATCTCTGTCTGGCGTCTGTCCGTGTTCGATTTGCCAATGCTGGGAGGCACGGTAGGGAGGGGCTTGGAGACCCCTACTGCTGCCTTATCATCCATCTCTGTAGACTCAGCAGGTTCCTAAGGgccatattaaatttaaaaatatggtcaCATGGTGCCTAGTGATGCCTTCCCTTATTCTTAGTCTGGCAGGGCCAGGCCAGGTCTATCCCATTCCCAGCCTATAGAATGTGTGGGAAAAAATCTCTGTGGCACCCTGTTCTCTGTCCCCATAAACTGTACCACGGGCATCTTTGCTGCACCCTGAACAAAGCCCAGTGACTTCCCTCTGGGGTCAAAACTATATCTCAGAGGCTCTAAAGTCATAGGGCCTCTGAAGAGGAAGATGGGAAGAGTGTGAGAAAAGGCAAATTCACAGCTAAAGCATGACATTCCTAACAGAGACAAGACCCACACTCCCACCCACAGTTCTCATCCACCCACCCCTCCTCATGCTCACGTACAGAGCTGGCTCCATGGACCACAGTGCTAGGGCTGCTGCAGGCAGTGGTGCTGGAGCTGGAGCGTTCTGGGGGGTTTTCCTGAGAGTTCTCACTGTCTGGGCCAGGCTCCTCTGATTCCTTTTGGTTCTGCAGGTCATCAATCTCCACCTCACTGGCATCCCCAAGTGCTGCATGCGTCAGAGGGTCCACATCTGCCAGAACCCAAGGGAGACAGGTATAGTTCATCTCATCCCCAAGCCTAATCCCTGTTTAGAGCAGGCCAATCTCACCAAAGCACACTTACTGGGAGTATCACCATTGATGTCACATTTCATCATTTCACTGACAAAGTCACCCAGGGAGGAGTAAGAAGAGCTTGAGTCATCATAATCCATACTATCGCTGCCACTGCAGAGTgaaggacattaaaaaaaaaaaaaaaaaaaaaaaaaaaccagaaagggATAGGGGAAAAATATCTGCAATCagaatttggaaaaacaaaaatggagcACACTTTAACTCAAGTTCAGGAATAAGATAAAATAAGGAAGCCAAGAAAAACAATCaaccaaaataaaataccagGCTTCGAAGACTTGACTCTTAACTCCTAAGAGGTTTTGCCTCCCACTATGTGCTGTGGAGAAGGGCTAATAAGAGGGACTGCTCACCTGTCATCAGTGGGGTCAGAGTCAGAGTCACGCTCTGGTGGTACAGTCAGTGCCTCAGCCAGCTGGGAGTTGCTATCATAGACTCGATAGTGGATGGGCTGCAGCTGGTGGGCATACCACTTTGGCTTGTCACCAATCAGGGCTGGATCAAACATATCTacccaaggaagaaaaagaatagttGGGAGCAAGGGGTAAAAGGCaagtaaacacacaaaaaaggaaaaagtctaAAGCAAAACAAGAatggaaggctggggttgtggctcagaggtaaagcgctcgcttagcatgtatgaggccctgggttcgatccttagcaccacataaaaataaataaataaaataaaggtattgtgtccgactacaactaaaaaataaatatttaaaaaaaaaaaaaaaaaaaaaaaacaagaatggagccaagcatggtggcacatgcctgtaatcccagcagctcaggaggctaagacaggaggatcatgagttcaaagccagcctcaggaaaatcgaggtgctaagcaactcagtgagaccctgtctctaaataaaatacaaaatagggatggggatgtggctcagtggtccagtgcccctgagttcaatccctgggacctcccacctcaaaaaaaaaaaaaaaccaggaatgGAAGGGACAGGTAAAGATTAGTAAAGAACAAGCTAAAAGAAGGGCCATCAGGAGCTCAAAGATAGAAGGTGGAGCAGAACAGAGGGCAGGTGAACTCACTGTTGTGAATTCGCTGAAAGGCGTAATTGGTGGGGTTTAGGATCCATTCTCCAAAGTACTCCACAGCCTGAGTCCTGGCCAGTTTCTCAGCAAAGGGAGTCTGCCTGGGACGTGAGGCTAAAAAGGAACCAGCTTGGAAAGCTACCACAGGCCGAGGAAATAGTCTCAGGGTACGGGTGTGCATCTGAAAGCCCTGCAGCATGTTGGCAGAGTTGAAGAACCGTACCATGGCCACTCTGGGGAAGAAGATGACGCTGAGATAAGCTGAGAACCATACCCTGTAAAGTGAGGACTCCACAATCCATGGTGTTAACCACCTCCCAAAGCCATTCTTCAACAGATTTCCAACATCCAAGGTAGAGATatctttcatctattttgttttgttttgttttgttccactTTGCCTTACAGGGATTGAACAAGGGgcctaccattaagctacatccccagccctttttttctattttgagacagggtgttgttaaattgcccagcctggccttaaattcatgatcctctaacctcagcctcccaagccactggaattataggtgtacatCATCAAGCCTAGCTTGGAAGAGATTTAGAGAATCattggtctttttctttctctctctctctctctctttctctctctcttttttttttttttttggtaccagggatggaacccagggggtgcttaaccactgaggtatacccccagccctttatttatttgtctattttgagatagggtcttgctaagttgctgaagctggctctgaacttgcaatcatactgccttagcctccagagctactatattataggcatgtgccatcacgccCTGTGGTCTTTTTCTTTATGCTCAAAAAGGTGATAAACTATTCTCTTTGCTTTTGCTAAGGtggaaaatataacaaaatatcaaacaCATTTTATACATAAAGAAACTCTGGCTATGGGAAGTAGCTAGCCCCAAACCCAAGAGAGCAAAGAAACCAATTTAAGAACTCAGGATTTCTTTAGTTTGCTTGGTCTTACCTGGTTGCAACATCCACTGAATCCACATCATTGCCATAAATGAGCGGGTTGAATTCAGTGGAAGGTGTGGACTGCAGGTCATTAGAAGGCCTTCCCAAGAGAAGTGGGATCTCCTGGCCTTCATGAAATTTCTCCAGATTGAGGATGGGCTGGGTATTGAGACTCATGCTGGCTAGGGCCTGAGGAACAACAAAAAACTCCTCATATAAGGTATCTGGGCAGTTAGCCAATCTCAACTCTAGGAAAGAGCATTCTTAAAGTCTTCTACATCACACTTTCTGACCAAAAAGTTCTCAACAGAGAACTGTGCTCTGCAAATCACAGACAATTCATTTCAGAGCCTTCATCTTTGAAAAAAGATTCCAAATATTTTAGTCTTTAGAATACTGCCTGAATTATTAAGCCTGAATATTGCTCTCAATCAACCTAGCTCAAGACAACTTGATCAAATCTGAcaatagttttctatttttattttttaatgaacagtttttcaaattgaaatcTATATGGAAGcataactgaaatttaaaaatttaaaagtttctctgggctggggatgtggctcaagcagtagcgcgctcgcctggcatgcgtgcggcccgggttcgatcctcagcaccacataccaacaaaagatgttgtgtccgctgagaactaaaaaataaatactaaaaaaaaaattaaaagtttctctGAAGGAACCAGAGCTTCATGTATGCAGTGTACCCAGTTGAAATCAGCCCCTAGAAGGCTCCATGGGGCAATTTGAAAACCACTGGTCTAGAtcaataatgctttttaaaagttagtGAGCACAGGAATCACCTAGGatgttgttaaaatgcagattctaattttgtatgtttgggaTGGTTCtgaggtttggtttggtttttgttttgttttcagtactagggattgaacctaggtgtgctttatcactgagctacatcccagccctttttattttttgtttcgaaacaggattttgctaagttgcccaggctggcctccaattgtgattcttctgcttcagcttcccaagtaactGGGTTTACAGGCGATGCTAATGCTTCTGTCCATGGACCACACTTTTGAGAAGCAGTGGTCAGAATACAAAAATCCATGAGCTCAAGGATCTTAGTTCCTATAAACATTTAAAGTAATAAATTGACATAATTTCTTATATCAACTTCTCCATCTCATCAGTCATACTTAAGCAATTATCAATAATGAAAACACAGTAAATGAAGACAGCTAGAAGtttctgaacttgcaatcctaccagACTCTGCAGCAAGGTATCATATTACATCAGCAGTGATGAAGCAAGGGAGAGTGACAAGGATACAAAATGACCCATTTAAACTCAAACATATACCATCTAGAGAAACTACTGAGTACTTCAGACAACACAGGAAAAAAGATTTCTAAAGACCTTTCAAAAGAGAgtggaattaataaaaataaacacagtgcTAGCTACTGCTTGTCCTATATAACACATACAGCAGGGGAAGGGAATGTAGCCTTATTGTGTTTTACCTCCAGGTACTGTTTGGCAtgcagaaggaagagaagaaaatcaaccAATGAAAAACAGATGTAAGGGATTActcaaagaaagaatttttttggagggggaagaggtgctggagattgaatccagattGAGTgatttaccactcagctacatcccagaacattttttttattttttcctattttgagacaggaactcattaagttgctaagactggccttgacttatagtccttctgccttagcctcctgagttgctagaattacaggtatgcatcaccacactcccctccaaaaaagaaatttttgaggAAAGGATTCTATAAGGACTATAGGATCAATTCAAGAAGACAGTATAAAAGGAGCCCAACGGTCCAAGCCTGATGGTCCAAACTGCAAACTCCCATCTTAGAAAATTGAGAGAATGCTCCAAGGCCATAAAGAATGGCAGACATGACAAGAAATAGAacgtaaaaattattttatacagcATCATACAGTGACAAGGCATACAACAAATTAGAAGGAATCCTTTTGAGATTCACCCCTGCCATGCAAAATTGGATATACCTCTTCTTGAACCCAACAGAGGCAAAGAAAATCTACTTTGTAAAGTAGTGAAAATCTACTTTGTAAAGTCTAAAATGAAACAGGGTCTTAGAATAGCTGCCTTCCTACAACAACCCCAGGGCATCTATTACTCCCTTTCCTTTCATTCACTCTTTACCTACCtgctttaaatgttttttcaGCTCTAATGATTCTGGCTCTGGCAGGATGGGGAGCAATTCTGCATTGGTTGGGGTGATCACCTGtatcagagaaaagataaaaGCAAGACCTTAGAATAACTAATCAGAAGTTTCACTTCCATAAGGGTAAAGAAGATAATAGGAAGATTTTATGTGTATAATATTATCacatgttacacacacacacacatctgaaaaaaatatatacctaaaTGTTATTGGTGACTAGATAATAAGGTtacagttcttatttttttctcttcatgtatttttgttttccaatgaACACTTATAAagtttttctaaagttttaatGTACTCATGCtgcaaaatgtaaatataatgtttttttaagtCTGCCCTGAAAGGGCCATTTCTTACTGGAAATCATATCCCAGGAAAAGCATCAGGAGATCTACACCATATAATGATACTTGGGCCAGGGCtctatctcagtggcagagcacttgccaagcacgtgtgaggcactgggttcaatctccagcaccacataaagataaacaagtaaaataaaggcatgctgtccatctacaactacaaaaaaaaaaaaaaagctcttagaGAATGCTGGAAGAGCACTTAGTTCTGGCAAAACTAAATCCTTTAAATCTAACCATGGGCCTATCCTGACAATAAATAAAAGCAGCATGAGTAAAAGTTGTTTTAACGAGTATCACAACAGAAACACCTAGAAAAACGGGTATCACAGGATTGGGTCTAGAACCTAATCTTATTCTACAATGCCTCAGCCAGAACCTTACCCTATTGCTGTCCAGATCCACTAGCCATACGTCATCAGGCATTTTGAAGTCTAGTTTGTAGAGGAAGAAGCTGGCAGGGACCCCAATGATGTAGGGGGTTGGGGCCAACAGCAGCTGTAGAAAGGATAAGAAGATAAGAATCAAAGTTCAAACCTATTATGAGCACTTATCAAGTCAGGATTTTTCTAGATAAGGAAATATAGACTCAAAATCCTGTTTTCAAAACCCTTAAGctggtctggggttgtgactcaatggtagagcgcttgcctagcatgtgtgaggcactgggttcaattctcagcaccgcatataaataaatgaataaaataaaggttcaccaacatctaaaaaattaaaaataaaaaacccctTAAGctagttgtattttaaaattcagaacttttcagattttagaaaggCAAAACAAcgtattttctgtttattatgtTATACCTACAGCAGTGTAGCCGATAGTCTATAATCATTAACTGTGATtatggaattttttcttttttgcagtaatggggatcaaatacagggccttgtgcatgctaggcaagtgctctaccactgagctacatccccagcctttaactctgattttaaagagaagaaataaagaaattataaatagcaCAGGTTTTGTCACTAAGTCAGTTTAAATCCATCAGTCATAGACAAATAAATTATAAGAGATTGAGGACCAGTATTGACTGACAGCTTCTTTGGGCATTGATACAGGTTACAAAGCTAGAAGACACCTTGAGACTCACCTGCTCTGCCGATGCCATGCAGGTGGGAAGCAGTGGGATGACAGGAAACATGTACTCTAGGGGGTAGATCATTGCCACAAATGCCATCACAGACATAGAGAGAGCATTGTAGTCTCGGGACTGTAGCACCACCTGCAACAGCCACACCAGCAGAGTCATCAACAGCATAAAATCAGGTTGACAAGCTTTTGTAGCTTTCAATACTACAATTTAATTCTCTCACCACGTCTATAGCTGCAGCTTAGCTTCCACAATCATCTCTGTCCCATGTGCTACTGTGTCTGCCACCTCCCTAACTAAGCACTGAAGTAACCTTTACTAGAATCATTACCTTCCTAGTTCTTTTGCTCCCTCCCTATCCCAAAAGTGGAACAGGACTACTGATATTTCCTGAGAATTAAGTCAGTGTAATTAAGGATAATTCAACTGAGTGACAAGCCTCTGAAAACACCCTACATGATACCAGTACCTTAATTCAACCCATATCTAATGAATACCTGCCATACATCTGGCATTGTTATTCctagaaatgaaaagatgaaaatatcaGTCCCTGTCCTCAAAGAGCTCATTCTTTAGCCTCTGCCACAGTGTCAAGCTCTTTCCCTAGAAAGTCTGTGCAGCTGGCCCTCTCACCTTGTGCTCCAACAGGATGCAGGTTAGCACCTGAAGACAAGCATCTACACCCAGAAGTTCCAAGGGAAGGTGCAGAGGGAAATCCACTAGGGTGAATCGAGAAGGGTCTGGAAGAGCAAAGGTCAAAGCTGGCTGGAGCTCCTGGGGTAGGACTTCAATGTCTACTCGCTTCTGCCCAGAGACAGGTACTGGGGAGCGCAGCAATCGATAAATCCAGGCCTCGATCTCTCGAAGGTCATGCAGAAGGGCACTTGACTTCTCTTCCACTAGCAGTGATCCAGTAAAGATACGCCACATGGTGTCCCTAAGGAGCACACAGCAGCTGTCAGACATAAGCATTAAGAGCTGATACCTCATTGCAACCCAATATAACTATGGAGGGTATAATGACAACTGGAAAAGGACTATCATTAGGAAATCCCACTCTTTGAGCTCCATTGGGACCAGAAGCTATTTATATAAGGGCAAGAACAACTGTAAAATGCATAGGTAGTAGGACTTAATGACATGCCCACCATAAAACATCAAACTCCTCGGTATTATTCCAAGCCCAATTATGATAGGAGGTTCAGCTCGGCAGCTGTCTTCTGCTTAGTTAAGGGTAATGTGTTTAAATAGGTTTAAAGCGCCTGCATAGGAAATTTCCCACAGACCAATTATAACTAATCTCTAACCACTTCCCCCTCTTCTGAGCAAGAGCAGCAAACTGTACCTTTGTATACCTCGAGGGATGCCCAATTTCTTGCCCAGCAGCCGTTCACTACAGCAGTCCACCAGCCGTTTGAGGGTATACAGACACTCTCGGAAGGTGGAGAAGAAAGGGTAGTGGCTGAGCACACACAGGGATGTCAGAGTACTGTTGCGGGACCTGCTGCCTGCCTTGGCCCGGCGTTTGCCCCGAGGAGACAGGTTCACATCGGGGGTGGAGTCAGCACTAGGAGGCTGCAGGGATGAGCCACTCTCTGAGCTTTCTGTGCCAACCTCTTCTGAAGCACAGGTGGCACCAGTCCCTTCCTTCCCACGGGACCCTGCCCCGCCTTCCCCCTTTTCCTTAGGCATTCGCTTTTGGAAGGAGCGGTAGAAATTAACACAGATGCCATAACGTGTGACACCAGTGTCCTTGTCAGTGAGGGTGAAGACAAAGGAGGTATCATCCCGAAGGCTCATGCGCCGCTGCCGCACACTCAGACAGCCCTCTGGCTGGCAGAAGAACACTACATCTGGAGGCAGGGGAAACTCAGGGTGGTCCTCTAGCGGGTATCGCCGTAGCAATTCAGGAGTCTGGGCCACACTGTCACTGCTCGGGTGCCTGAAGAATATAAAGACAAACTCAGCAGCCTGAAGAGATAGAACATGCTATCAAATTTTAACCACAGTCAACAAATAAAGCTCAGAATGTCCTTGTGGATAAAGTAACCCAACTGTAGGACCTTGGAAAACATTTAGTGGGCAGGCTGAATGCAGTCTGCACTGTCATGAAGACACACAcctatcctgaaaaaaaaagtttcaacaaTAAAATGATCACTAACACCTTATGACAACACCTTTCAAAGAGTATTAGCTAATGAATTACCAAAAGAGTATATGTAGGTAGATTAGGA
This portion of the Ictidomys tridecemlineatus isolate mIctTri1 chromosome 4, mIctTri1.hap1, whole genome shotgun sequence genome encodes:
- the Madd gene encoding MAP kinase-activating death domain protein isoform X29; translated protein: MVQKKKFCPRLLDYLVIVGARHPSSDSVAQTPELLRRYPLEDHPEFPLPPDVVFFCQPEGCLSVRQRRMSLRDDTSFVFTLTDKDTGVTRYGICVNFYRSFQKRMPKEKGEGGAGSRGKEGTGATCASEEVGTESSESGSSLQPPSADSTPDVNLSPRGKRRAKAGSRSRNSTLTSLCVLSHYPFFSTFRECLYTLKRLVDCCSERLLGKKLGIPRGIQRDTMWRIFTGSLLVEEKSSALLHDLREIEAWIYRLLRSPVPVSGQKRVDIEVLPQELQPALTFALPDPSRFTLVDFPLHLPLELLGVDACLQVLTCILLEHKVVLQSRDYNALSMSVMAFVAMIYPLEYMFPVIPLLPTCMASAEQLLLAPTPYIIGVPASFFLYKLDFKMPDDVWLVDLDSNRVITPTNAELLPILPEPESLELKKHLKQALASMSLNTQPILNLEKFHEGQEIPLLLGRPSNDLQSTPSTEFNPLIYGNDVDSVDVATRVAMVRFFNSANMLQGFQMHTRTLRLFPRPVVAFQAGSFLASRPRQTPFAEKLARTQAVEYFGEWILNPTNYAFQRIHNNMFDPALIGDKPKWYAHQLQPIHYRVYDSNSQLAEALTVPPERDSDSDPTDDSGSDSMDYDDSSSSYSSLGDFVSEMMKCDINGDTPNVDPLTHAALGDASEVEIDDLQNQKESEEPGPDSENSQENPPERSSSSTTACSSPSTVVHGASSEPAESTEMDDKAAVGVSKPLPTVPPSIGKSNTDRRQTEIGEGAQKLLRPNSLKLASDSEAESDSRASSPNSTISNNSTEGFGGIMSFASSLYRNHSTSFSLSNLTLPTKGAREKTTPFPSLKGNRRALVDQKSSVIKHSPTVKREPPSPQGRSSNSSENQQFLKEVVHSVLDGQGVGWLNMKKVRRLLESEQLRVFVLSKLNRTVQSEDDARQDIIPDVEISRKVYKGMLDLLKCTVLSLEQSYAHAGLGGMASIFGLLEIAQTHYYSKEPDKRKRSPTESVNTPVGKDPGLAGRGDPKAMAQLRVPQLGPRVPSATGKGPKEVDTRSLKEENFVASIGPDVIKPTFDLGETEEKKSQISADSGVSLTSASQRTDQDSVIGVSPPVMIRSSSQDSEVSNSSGETLGADSDLSSNAGDGPGGEGSAHLASSRGTLSDSEIETNSATSAIFGKAHSLKPKEKLAGSPVRSSEDVSQRVYLYEGLLGKERSTLWDQMQFWEDAFLDAVMLEREGMGMDQGPQEMIDRYLSLGEHDRKRLEDDEDRLLATLLHNLISYMLLMKVNKNDIRKKVRRLMGKSHIGLVYSQQINEVLDQLANLNGRDLSIRSSGSRHMKKQTFVVHAGTDTNGDIFFMEVCDDCVVLRSNIGTVYERWWYEKLINMTYCPKTKVLCLWRRNGSETQLNKFYTKKCRELYYCVKDSMERAAARQQSIKPGPELGGEFPVQDMKTGEGGLLQVTLEGINLKFMHNQVFIELNHIKKCNTVRGVFVLEEFVPEIKEVVSHKYKTPMAHEICYSVLCLFSYVAAVRSSEEDLRTPPRPVSS
- the Madd gene encoding MAP kinase-activating death domain protein isoform X31, translated to MVQKKKFCPRLLDYLVIVGARHPSSDSVAQTPELLRRYPLEDHPEFPLPPDVVFFCQPEGCLSVRQRRMSLRDDTSFVFTLTDKDTGVTRYGICVNFYRSFQKRMPKEKGEGGAGSRGKEGTGATCASEEVGTESSESGSSLQPPSADSTPDVNLSPRGKRRAKAGSRSRNSTLTSLCVLSHYPFFSTFRECLYTLKRLVDCCSERLLGKKLGIPRGIQRDTMWRIFTGSLLVEEKSSALLHDLREIEAWIYRLLRSPVPVSGQKRVDIEVLPQELQPALTFALPDPSRFTLVDFPLHLPLELLGVDACLQVLTCILLEHKVVLQSRDYNALSMSVMAFVAMIYPLEYMFPVIPLLPTCMASAEQLLLAPTPYIIGVPASFFLYKLDFKMPDDVWLVDLDSNRVITPTNAELLPILPEPESLELKKHLKQALASMSLNTQPILNLEKFHEGQEIPLLLGRPSNDLQSTPSTEFNPLIYGNDVDSVDVATRVAMVRFFNSANMLQGFQMHTRTLRLFPRPVVAFQAGSFLASRPRQTPFAEKLARTQAVEYFGEWILNPTNYAFQRIHNNMFDPALIGDKPKWYAHQLQPIHYRVYDSNSQLAEALTVPPERDSDSDPTDDSGSDSMDYDDSSSSYSSLGDFVSEMMKCDINGDTPNVDPLTHAALGDASEVEIDDLQNQKESEEPGPDSENSQENPPERSSSSTTACSSPSTVVHGASSEPAESTEMDDKAAVGVSKPLPTVPPSIGKSNTDRRQTEIGEGAQKLLRPNSLKLASDSEAESDSRASSPNSTISNNSTEGFGGIMSFASSLYRNHSTSFSLSNLTLPTKGAREKTTPFPSLKVFGLNTLMEIVTEAGPGSGEGNRRALVDQKSSVIKHSPTVKREPPSPQGRSSNSSENQQFLKEVVHSVLDGQGVGWLNMKKVRRLLESEQLRVFVLSKLNRTVQSEDDARQDIIPDVEISRKVYKGMLDLLKCTVLSLEQSYAHAGLGGMASIFGLLEIAQTHYYSKEPDKRKRSPTESVNTPVGKDPGLAGRGDPKAMAQLRVPQLGPRVPSATGKGPKEVDTRSLKEENFVASIELWNKHQEVKKQKALEKQRPDVIKPTFDLGETEEKKSQISADSGVSLTSASQRTDQDSVIGVSPPVMIRSSSQDSEVSTVVSNSSGETLGADSDLSSNAGDGPGGEGSAHLASSRGTLSDSEIETNSATSAIFGKAHSLKPKEKLAGSPVRSSEDVSQRVYLYEGLLGRDKGSMWDQLEDAAMETFSMSKERSTLWDQMQFWEDAFLDAVMLEREGMGMDQGPQEMIDRYLSLGEHDRKRLEDDEDRLLATLLHNLISYMLLMKVNKNDIRKKVRRLMGKSHIGLVYSQQINEVLDQLANLNGRDLSIRSSGSRHMKKQTFVVHAGTDTNGDIFFMEVCDDCVVLRSNIGTVYERWWYEKLINMTYCPKTKVLCLWRRNGSETQLNKFYTKKCRELYYCVKDSMERAAARQQSIKPGPELGGEFPVQDMKTGEGGLLQVTLEGINLKFMHNQFLKLKKW